A window of the Nocardia sp. NBC_01329 genome harbors these coding sequences:
- a CDS encoding oxidoreductase: protein MTDPLAPLIELPGVRVAADKARDALAEVHRHRSNRRGWATTAAEASVRAARSSAALEGGSTELPADGTVTDPILAGALRVGQALDGDALRNLVGIWERAPLQALARLHLLAAADLVDDENGLGRPRADRGVAQRLDALAQTLLTTSVPAPVTAAVVHGELLTLKPFGSADGLVARAASRLVTVSSGLDPRSLGVPEVFWLRRRQAYLDAAAGFGSGTADGVGGWVLFCCGALEDGAREATSIADAAAG, encoded by the coding sequence GTGACCGATCCGCTTGCGCCGCTCATCGAACTGCCCGGGGTCCGGGTCGCCGCCGACAAGGCTCGGGATGCGCTTGCCGAGGTCCACCGACACCGGTCGAACCGCCGGGGCTGGGCGACTACGGCCGCCGAAGCCTCGGTGCGTGCGGCACGGTCGTCGGCGGCACTGGAGGGCGGCAGCACCGAGTTGCCTGCCGACGGAACGGTTACCGACCCGATCCTGGCCGGTGCGTTACGGGTGGGTCAGGCGCTCGACGGCGACGCGCTGCGGAATCTGGTCGGTATCTGGGAACGGGCACCGCTGCAGGCCCTCGCCCGGTTGCATCTGCTGGCCGCCGCCGATCTGGTCGACGACGAGAACGGACTGGGCCGTCCCCGGGCCGACAGGGGAGTCGCGCAGCGCCTGGATGCGCTGGCGCAGACGCTGCTCACCACCTCCGTGCCCGCACCGGTCACCGCCGCCGTGGTGCACGGAGAGCTGCTCACCCTGAAACCGTTCGGTTCCGCGGACGGATTGGTCGCGCGGGCCGCGTCTCGGTTGGTGACGGTTTCCAGCGGGCTGGATCCACGTTCGCTCGGTGTCCCCGAGGTCTTCTGGTTGCGGCGGCGCCAGGCCTACCTCGATGCGGCGGCCGGGTTCGGATCCGGTACAGCGGACGGTGTGGGTGGCTGGGTGTTGTTCTGCTGCGGGGCCCTCGAGGACGGCGCCCGGGAAGCGACATCGATCGCGGACGCCGCCGCGGGATAG
- a CDS encoding ABC transporter ATP-binding protein — protein sequence MSAENEHPLLRIRDLRIAFGSGDKRVDAVRGVDLTVYAGETVAIVGESGSGKSTTAQAIIGLLARAGRIVGGSIEFDGTELAGAPESRLVDLRGTRIGFVPQDPMSNLDPVHKIGFQIRETLVANGIARGRAAQEQAVELLRAAGIPDPEQRIDQYPHELSGGLRQRALIAMALSGRPDLLIADEPTSALDVTVQRRILDHIAGLTGEFGTAMLLITHDLGLAAERAEHLVVMYRGRVVESGPALELLRDPRHEYTRKLVDSAPSLTAARRPGRARAHDGAAPVLVADRLTKRYRTRGSVPWRSGEAVAVDDVSFALHRGRTTALVGESGSGKSTVAQLVLGLLEPSSGSVAFDGRDIGGLRGREQVRFRRRVQPIFQNPYASLDPMYSIHRCIEEPLRTHGLGTRAERGIRVRELLEQVALPSSVLARYPNELSGGQRQRVAIARALALEPELLICDEAVSALDVLVQQNILELLTRLQDELGLTYLFITHDLAVVAQLADEVLVMHRGRIVEAAVTGEIFDSPREEYTRRLLDAIPGRDLFVG from the coding sequence ATGAGCGCCGAGAACGAGCATCCGCTGCTCCGGATCCGCGATCTGCGTATCGCGTTCGGGTCGGGGGACAAAAGGGTGGACGCCGTGCGCGGTGTGGACCTGACGGTGTACGCGGGGGAGACGGTCGCGATTGTCGGCGAGAGCGGGTCCGGGAAGTCGACCACCGCGCAGGCGATCATCGGTCTGCTGGCGCGGGCCGGCCGAATCGTCGGTGGCAGTATCGAATTCGACGGAACGGAACTGGCCGGTGCGCCCGAATCGCGACTGGTGGACCTACGCGGAACCAGGATCGGCTTCGTGCCCCAGGACCCGATGTCGAACTTGGACCCGGTGCACAAGATCGGGTTCCAGATCCGAGAAACGCTGGTGGCCAACGGTATCGCCCGCGGCCGCGCCGCACAGGAACAAGCGGTGGAACTCCTGCGCGCGGCGGGTATACCCGACCCCGAGCAGCGGATCGATCAGTATCCCCATGAACTGTCCGGCGGCCTTCGACAGCGCGCGCTGATCGCGATGGCACTGTCGGGCCGGCCTGATCTGCTGATCGCCGACGAACCGACCTCCGCCCTCGATGTCACTGTGCAGCGCCGGATTCTCGATCACATCGCCGGTCTCACCGGAGAATTCGGGACCGCGATGTTGCTCATCACCCATGATCTCGGGCTGGCCGCCGAACGGGCCGAACATCTGGTGGTGATGTACCGCGGCCGGGTGGTGGAGTCGGGCCCGGCACTGGAACTGCTGCGCGATCCGCGGCACGAGTACACCCGGAAGCTGGTCGACTCGGCGCCCTCCCTGACGGCCGCTCGCCGTCCGGGGCGCGCTCGTGCGCACGACGGCGCGGCTCCCGTCCTGGTCGCCGACCGGCTCACCAAGCGGTATCGGACCCGCGGTTCGGTGCCGTGGCGGTCCGGGGAAGCCGTTGCCGTCGACGATGTCTCGTTCGCGTTGCATCGCGGCCGTACCACCGCTCTGGTCGGCGAGTCCGGGTCCGGGAAGTCCACAGTCGCTCAGCTCGTGCTCGGTCTGCTCGAACCCAGTTCCGGTTCGGTCGCCTTCGACGGCAGGGATATCGGTGGCCTGCGCGGTCGCGAACAGGTCCGGTTCCGCCGCCGGGTGCAGCCGATCTTCCAGAACCCGTACGCCTCGCTCGATCCGATGTACTCGATCCACCGGTGTATCGAGGAACCGCTGCGGACCCACGGCCTGGGCACCCGCGCCGAACGTGGAATCCGGGTCCGCGAGCTGCTGGAACAGGTCGCGCTACCCAGCAGTGTGCTGGCTCGCTACCCCAACGAGCTCTCCGGCGGGCAGCGGCAACGGGTCGCCATCGCGCGCGCCCTCGCCCTGGAACCGGAACTACTGATCTGTGACGAAGCGGTATCGGCGCTGGACGTATTGGTCCAGCAGAACATTCTCGAGCTGCTCACCCGGCTCCAGGACGAGCTGGGTCTCACCTACCTTTTCATCACCCACGATCTGGCGGTGGTCGCCCAGCTCGCGGACGAGGTCCTGGTGATGCACCGGGGGCGGATCGTCGAGGCTGCGGTCACCGGCGAGATCTTCGACTCCCCGCGCGAGGAGTACACCCGCCGCCTGCTCGACGCCATCCCGGGCCGCGATCTGTTCGTCGGCTGA
- a CDS encoding ABC transporter permease, translated as MSDELPARPIRPDRQRWVAAPDAVAVETTDRVRAVGAPNGFWGQAWHGLRRNPLFLVAVAIIALVLVVAAFPGLFTAQDPRYCVVDNSLLPPSAAHWFGFDLQGCDIYARTVYGARASVLTGVGAALLFVLVGATLGALAGYYGGLLDSVISRISEIVYAIPLMLAAIVLMQLSTTRTVWLVIITLAGFTWPQAARIARGAVIAAKDSEYVLAARALGVSRLVILIRHVVPNSLGPVIVVTAIWLGVFIVTEATLSFLGVGLPPTEVSWGADIATGQQQLRGGSLILFYPATALALTVLGFIMLGDALGDALDPKGRASR; from the coding sequence ATGTCCGATGAGTTGCCGGCCCGCCCGATCAGGCCGGACAGGCAGCGCTGGGTCGCGGCGCCGGACGCGGTCGCCGTCGAGACCACCGACCGAGTACGGGCAGTGGGCGCACCGAACGGATTCTGGGGTCAGGCCTGGCACGGTCTGCGCCGCAATCCGTTGTTCCTGGTAGCGGTGGCGATCATTGCGCTGGTCCTGGTGGTCGCGGCGTTCCCGGGCCTGTTCACCGCTCAGGACCCGCGCTACTGCGTGGTGGACAACAGCCTGCTGCCGCCGAGCGCGGCGCACTGGTTCGGCTTCGATCTGCAGGGGTGCGATATCTACGCCCGCACCGTCTACGGGGCGCGTGCGTCGGTCCTCACCGGCGTCGGCGCTGCTCTGCTGTTCGTACTGGTGGGTGCCACGCTAGGGGCGCTGGCCGGATATTACGGTGGACTGCTCGACTCGGTGATCTCCCGGATCTCCGAGATCGTGTACGCAATTCCGCTGATGCTCGCCGCCATTGTGCTCATGCAGTTGTCGACCACCCGGACGGTCTGGCTGGTGATCATCACGCTCGCCGGTTTCACCTGGCCGCAGGCGGCGCGGATCGCCCGCGGTGCGGTGATCGCCGCGAAGGACAGCGAATACGTACTGGCGGCACGAGCGCTGGGCGTATCCCGTCTCGTCATCCTGATCCGGCACGTCGTGCCCAACTCGCTGGGCCCGGTGATCGTGGTGACCGCGATCTGGCTCGGGGTCTTCATCGTCACCGAGGCGACACTGTCGTTCCTGGGCGTCGGTCTACCACCGACCGAGGTTTCCTGGGGCGCCGATATCGCGACCGGCCAGCAGCAGTTGCGCGGCGGTTCGCTGATCCTCTTCTACCCGGCCACCGCCCTGGCGCTGACGGTGCTCGGCTTCATCATGCTCGGTGACGCCCTGGGCGATGCCCTGGATCCGAAAGGTCGGGCGTCGAGGTGA
- a CDS encoding ABC transporter permease: MAWYVVRRLLQMIPVFFGATLLIYFLIYKVSGGSVAALAGDRTLTPALEAQLRARYHLDRSFLVQYLYYLKGIFTFDLGTTFSGRSVKDELARAFPITIRLTVLALLFEAVFGVLFGTLAGLRKGKLFDSTMLVLSLVVIAIPVFVLGFLAQYLLGVEWGIAPVTVGADASWGRLVVPALVLGALSFAYVLRLTRNAVAENRDADYVRTATAKGLPRRRVVRVHILRNSLIPVITFLGADLGALMGGAIVTEGIFNIPGVGGTLYQAVVRGEAPTVVSFVTVLIVVFLLANLLVDLLYAVLDPRIRYT; this comes from the coding sequence ATGGCGTGGTATGTAGTGCGGCGGCTGCTGCAGATGATCCCGGTGTTCTTCGGGGCGACCCTGCTCATCTACTTCCTGATCTACAAGGTCTCCGGCGGTTCGGTCGCCGCCCTGGCCGGTGACCGAACCCTCACGCCCGCGTTGGAAGCGCAACTGAGGGCCCGCTACCACCTCGACCGCTCGTTCCTGGTGCAGTACCTCTACTACCTGAAGGGCATCTTCACCTTCGATCTCGGCACCACGTTCTCCGGGCGCTCGGTGAAAGACGAACTGGCCCGCGCCTTTCCGATCACCATCCGACTCACAGTCCTGGCGCTGCTGTTCGAGGCGGTATTCGGAGTCCTGTTCGGCACGCTGGCGGGCTTGCGGAAAGGGAAGTTGTTCGACTCCACGATGCTGGTGTTGAGCCTGGTCGTGATCGCGATCCCGGTGTTCGTGCTGGGTTTCCTCGCCCAATACCTGCTGGGCGTCGAGTGGGGGATCGCACCGGTCACCGTCGGTGCCGACGCGAGCTGGGGCCGGTTGGTGGTACCGGCGCTGGTGCTCGGCGCGTTGTCCTTCGCCTACGTGCTGCGGCTGACCCGTAACGCGGTCGCCGAGAACCGGGACGCCGACTACGTGCGCACCGCTACCGCCAAGGGACTGCCGCGGCGGCGGGTGGTCCGGGTACATATCCTGCGCAATTCGCTGATCCCGGTGATCACCTTCCTAGGTGCCGATCTGGGCGCGCTGATGGGCGGAGCGATCGTGACCGAGGGAATTTTCAACATTCCGGGCGTCGGCGGCACTCTCTACCAGGCCGTCGTCCGGGGCGAGGCCCCGACGGTGGTCTCGTTCGTCACGGTGCTGATCGTGGTGTTCCTGCTCGCCAACCTCTTGGTGGACCTGCTGTACGCCGTGCTCGATCCGCGGATCCGCTATACCTGA
- a CDS encoding peptide ABC transporter substrate-binding protein gives MVGLTILPACTVTPALGESIAVNGSEPQNPLVPSNTNENGGGRIVDRLFAGLRRIAADGSLHDEVAESIETTDQQFYRIRLKSGWTFSDGSAVTAHSFVDAWNYGALITNAQLQSYTYAPIAGFEDVQADPPRARTMAGLRVLDDLTFTVALKEPTIDFRTRLAYAPFYPLPQAAYADMEEFGKYPIGNGPYRFAGPDAWQHDVKLDLVPSENYRGGRPPRNKGLTFVFYSDFDAAYADLLAGNLDVLDTVPASALTVVDADLGDRSASATTAQNQWIGTQPGLPHFGGAEGRLRRHAISMAIQRQAIGDKIFRGTRRPARDYTSPVLPGYEGDLPGARVLDYNPDEARRLWAAADEISPWSGRFEIAYNADGDHQAWVDAVANSIKNTLGIEAVGAALPTFKQLRDQITTRTIGKAFRSGWQGDYPTMLQFLEPGFLSNSETNDFDYHNPEFDALIAAAEAAPTEAASWALVARAQTLLLRDLPTIPIFDYVNSAGWSERVRGVTFGWNGLADFENIELI, from the coding sequence CTGGTCGGTCTGACGATCCTGCCCGCTTGTACGGTGACGCCGGCCCTCGGTGAATCCATCGCGGTCAACGGCTCCGAACCGCAGAATCCGCTGGTGCCGTCGAACACCAACGAGAACGGCGGCGGGCGCATCGTGGACCGGCTGTTCGCCGGCCTGCGCCGGATCGCGGCGGACGGCAGCCTGCACGACGAGGTCGCCGAATCCATCGAGACCACCGATCAGCAGTTCTACCGGATCAGGTTGAAATCGGGCTGGACGTTCTCCGACGGTTCCGCGGTGACAGCGCATTCGTTCGTCGACGCATGGAACTACGGCGCCCTGATCACCAACGCGCAGTTGCAGAGCTACACCTATGCGCCTATCGCCGGGTTCGAGGATGTGCAAGCCGATCCGCCCCGGGCGCGGACCATGGCGGGGCTGCGCGTACTCGACGACCTCACCTTCACCGTCGCGCTGAAAGAGCCGACGATCGATTTCCGGACCCGGTTGGCCTATGCCCCCTTCTATCCGCTGCCGCAGGCGGCCTACGCGGATATGGAGGAATTCGGGAAGTACCCGATCGGTAACGGGCCCTACCGGTTCGCCGGCCCCGATGCCTGGCAGCACGATGTGAAATTGGATCTGGTGCCCAGCGAGAACTACCGGGGCGGGCGTCCACCTCGGAACAAGGGCTTGACCTTCGTTTTCTATTCGGATTTCGACGCCGCCTACGCCGATCTGCTGGCCGGCAACCTGGATGTGCTGGATACGGTCCCCGCCAGTGCGCTGACCGTGGTGGACGCGGATCTGGGAGATCGTTCCGCCTCGGCGACGACCGCGCAGAACCAATGGATCGGCACCCAGCCCGGGCTGCCGCATTTCGGCGGTGCGGAAGGCCGGTTGCGCCGGCACGCGATCTCGATGGCGATCCAGCGGCAGGCCATCGGCGACAAGATATTCCGGGGCACCCGCCGCCCCGCGCGGGACTACACCTCCCCGGTGCTGCCGGGCTACGAGGGCGACCTGCCCGGTGCGCGGGTGCTGGACTACAACCCCGACGAGGCGCGTCGGCTGTGGGCGGCGGCCGACGAGATCTCGCCGTGGAGTGGACGTTTCGAAATCGCCTACAACGCCGACGGCGATCACCAGGCATGGGTGGACGCGGTCGCCAACAGCATCAAGAACACTCTGGGGATCGAGGCCGTCGGTGCGGCCCTGCCGACGTTCAAGCAGTTGCGGGACCAGATCACCACGCGGACCATCGGCAAGGCGTTCCGGTCCGGATGGCAGGGTGACTATCCGACCATGCTCCAGTTCCTGGAGCCCGGTTTCCTGAGCAACTCCGAAACCAACGATTTCGATTACCACAACCCCGAATTCGACGCGCTGATCGCGGCCGCCGAGGCGGCGCCGACCGAGGCCGCGTCATGGGCGCTGGTCGCTCGCGCGCAGACACTGCTACTACGCGATTTGCCGACCATCCCGATCTTCGACTACGTCAACTCGGCCGGTTGGTCCGAGCGGGTCCGGGGTGTCACCTTCGGTTGGAACGGACTGGCCGATTTCGAGAACATCGAGCTGATATGA
- the acs gene encoding acetate--CoA ligase, translating into MTETADHPDAYPPSAEFAAAANVDAGIYERAAQDRETFWAEQADHLHWHERWNQVLDWTDAPVAKWFVGGRLNVAYNCVDRHVLEGRGDKVALHWEGEPGDSRTITYSDLLAEVSRAANYLTELGLTAGDRVAIYMPMIPETIVAMLACARLGLPHSLIFAGFSPTALRQRIDDAEARLVITVDGQWRRGNPAPLKEAVDEALLAKGDVPSSVEHMLVVRRVGTEVEWTEGRDLWWHETVAQADPVHEAQAFDAEHPLFILYTSGTTGKPKGILHTSGGYLTQTSYTHRVVFDHKPETDVYWCTADVGWVTGHSYIVYGPLANGATQVLYEGTPNFPDEHRHWQIIEKYGVTIYYTAPTLVRTFMKWGRQIPDAHDLSSIRVLGSVGEPINPEAWRWYRDVIGSGTAPIVDTWWQTETGAIMISPLPGITATKPGAAMTPVPGVTAAVVDEEGKPVRRGETEANGYLVLDQPWPSMLRGIWGDMERYRATYWDRFAEQGWYFAGDGAKLDINGDLWVLGRVDDVMNVSGHRISTAEVESALVGHSGVAEAAVVGATDETTGQGIVAFVILTAGATDTGAAMVDELKAEVAREISPIARPREIHVVPELPKTRSGKIMRRLLRDVAEGRELGDTSTLVDPRVFEAIRAGRSD; encoded by the coding sequence ATGACCGAAACCGCCGATCACCCGGACGCCTACCCGCCGAGCGCGGAGTTCGCTGCCGCGGCGAATGTCGATGCCGGTATCTACGAGCGTGCCGCGCAGGACCGCGAAACGTTCTGGGCCGAGCAGGCCGATCACCTGCACTGGCACGAGCGGTGGAACCAGGTACTCGACTGGACCGATGCCCCGGTGGCGAAATGGTTCGTCGGCGGCCGGCTCAATGTCGCGTACAACTGCGTGGACCGCCATGTGCTGGAGGGGCGCGGCGACAAGGTCGCGCTGCACTGGGAGGGCGAGCCGGGCGATTCCCGCACGATCACTTATTCCGATCTGCTCGCCGAGGTGAGCCGGGCCGCCAACTATCTGACCGAACTCGGGCTGACCGCGGGCGACCGTGTCGCGATCTATATGCCGATGATCCCCGAGACCATCGTGGCGATGCTGGCGTGTGCCCGCCTGGGCCTCCCCCACTCCCTGATCTTCGCCGGCTTCTCGCCGACCGCACTGCGCCAGCGGATCGACGATGCCGAAGCCCGCCTGGTCATCACCGTCGACGGCCAGTGGCGGCGCGGTAACCCCGCACCGCTCAAGGAGGCCGTCGACGAAGCACTGCTCGCGAAGGGCGATGTGCCCTCCAGCGTGGAACACATGCTGGTGGTGCGCCGCGTCGGTACCGAGGTGGAATGGACCGAGGGCCGCGACCTCTGGTGGCACGAAACCGTCGCGCAGGCCGACCCGGTCCATGAGGCCCAGGCCTTCGACGCCGAACATCCCCTGTTCATCCTCTACACCTCGGGGACCACGGGTAAGCCCAAAGGGATCCTGCACACCAGCGGCGGCTATCTGACCCAGACCAGCTACACGCACCGGGTGGTGTTCGATCACAAACCCGAGACCGATGTGTACTGGTGCACCGCCGATGTCGGCTGGGTGACCGGGCACAGCTATATCGTCTACGGCCCGCTGGCCAACGGCGCCACCCAGGTGCTCTACGAGGGCACGCCGAATTTCCCCGACGAGCACCGGCACTGGCAGATCATCGAGAAGTACGGCGTCACGATCTACTACACCGCGCCGACGCTGGTGCGCACCTTCATGAAATGGGGCCGCCAGATTCCCGACGCGCACGATCTGTCCAGCATCCGGGTGCTCGGTTCGGTCGGCGAGCCGATCAACCCGGAGGCCTGGCGCTGGTATCGGGACGTGATCGGCTCCGGCACCGCACCGATCGTGGACACCTGGTGGCAGACCGAAACCGGCGCCATCATGATCTCCCCGCTGCCCGGTATCACCGCGACCAAACCCGGTGCCGCCATGACCCCGGTGCCCGGTGTCACGGCCGCGGTCGTCGATGAAGAGGGCAAACCCGTGCGCCGCGGCGAGACCGAGGCCAACGGTTACCTGGTGCTGGACCAGCCGTGGCCGTCGATGCTGCGGGGCATCTGGGGCGATATGGAGCGCTACCGGGCCACCTACTGGGACCGTTTCGCCGAACAGGGCTGGTACTTCGCCGGCGACGGGGCGAAACTCGACATCAACGGCGACCTCTGGGTGCTGGGCCGGGTCGACGACGTGATGAATGTATCCGGCCACCGCATCTCCACCGCCGAAGTGGAATCCGCGCTGGTCGGGCACTCCGGAGTAGCGGAGGCGGCAGTGGTAGGCGCCACCGACGAGACCACCGGTCAGGGCATCGTGGCGTTCGTGATCCTCACCGCCGGTGCGACCGATACCGGGGCCGCCATGGTCGACGAACTCAAGGCCGAAGTGGCCCGCGAGATCAGTCCGATCGCCCGGCCGCGGGAGATCCACGTGGTGCCCGAACTGCCCAAGACCCGCAGCGGCAAGATCATGCGACGGTTGCTGCGCGATGTGGCCGAGGGCCGGGAACTCGGCGATACCTCGACCCTGGTGGACCCGCGGGTTTTCGAGGCCATCCGCGCCGGTCGCTCCGACTGA
- a CDS encoding phage holin family protein, with amino-acid sequence MSVTQGGNGDGVRGGAVTSIPLSEIDPHASASFGSLVRDASEQVSTLVRAEVALAKAEVTGEIKKGLQGSVFFIGALTVLLFSSFFFFFAVAETLDIWLTRWAAFWIVFAFMIVVTALLAFLGYRKVKKLRAPEKTIDSLKQTRTVLPSGFGSHDDSSALEKTTQR; translated from the coding sequence GTGAGTGTCACACAGGGCGGTAACGGAGACGGTGTACGAGGCGGCGCGGTCACCTCGATTCCGCTGTCCGAGATCGACCCGCACGCATCGGCCAGTTTCGGCAGTCTGGTCCGCGACGCCTCCGAACAGGTCTCGACCCTGGTCCGCGCCGAGGTGGCCCTGGCGAAGGCCGAGGTCACCGGTGAGATCAAGAAGGGCCTGCAGGGCAGCGTCTTCTTCATCGGCGCGCTGACCGTGCTGCTGTTCAGCAGTTTCTTCTTCTTCTTCGCCGTCGCCGAGACCCTGGACATCTGGCTCACCCGGTGGGCCGCGTTCTGGATCGTCTTCGCGTTCATGATCGTGGTGACGGCGCTGCTGGCGTTTCTCGGCTACCGCAAGGTGAAGAAGCTGCGCGCCCCGGAGAAGACCATCGATTCGCTCAAGCAGACCCGCACGGTCCTGCCCTCCGGCTTCGGCAGTCACGACGACTCGAGCGCGCTGGAGAAGACCACGCAGCGGTAG
- a CDS encoding alpha/beta fold hydrolase, with protein sequence MASNFPPDPSSVRFGGPWTHRDVHANGIRLHVASAGPEHPEAPLVVLLHGFADFWWSWRHQLTALAELGNHVVAVDLRGYGDSDKPPRGYDGWTLAGDIAGLIRALGHTDATLVGHADGGLVCWATAVLHPRLVRSIAVVSSPHPAALKTSVLRDNAQRSAWLPEFLRDQLPRFPEARLTRDDGAGVVTILAGRGSRSWARTPDFADSANRMRSAIQIPGTAHCGLEYRRWAFRSQWRADGRRFIAVMRKPIDIPVVSMRGEYDRYILPATVHRGPQLSPQRRVVTIRDAAHFAHQENPDAVTAEIVKLLAGTDRRRPGRYA encoded by the coding sequence GTGGCGTCGAACTTTCCACCGGACCCGTCCAGCGTGCGCTTCGGCGGTCCCTGGACGCACCGCGATGTGCACGCCAACGGGATACGGCTGCACGTGGCCAGCGCGGGACCGGAGCATCCGGAGGCGCCGCTGGTCGTGCTGCTGCACGGTTTCGCGGACTTCTGGTGGTCGTGGCGCCATCAACTCACCGCGCTCGCCGAACTCGGCAACCACGTGGTCGCGGTCGATCTGCGCGGCTACGGCGACAGCGACAAACCCCCTCGTGGCTACGACGGCTGGACGCTGGCCGGGGATATCGCCGGGCTGATCCGCGCACTCGGCCACACCGACGCGACGCTGGTCGGGCATGCCGACGGGGGCCTGGTCTGCTGGGCGACCGCGGTCCTGCATCCACGACTCGTGCGGTCGATCGCCGTAGTGTCCTCCCCGCATCCGGCGGCTCTCAAGACCTCGGTGTTGCGCGACAACGCTCAGCGCAGCGCGTGGTTGCCGGAGTTCCTGCGTGATCAACTCCCGCGCTTCCCCGAAGCCCGGCTGACCCGTGACGACGGCGCCGGCGTCGTCACGATCCTGGCCGGGCGCGGTTCGCGCTCCTGGGCGCGGACCCCGGATTTCGCCGACAGCGCGAACCGTATGCGTTCGGCCATCCAGATTCCCGGCACGGCCCATTGCGGGCTGGAATATCGCCGCTGGGCCTTCCGCAGTCAATGGCGTGCCGACGGCCGCCGGTTCATCGCCGTGATGCGTAAACCGATCGATATTCCGGTGGTATCGATGCGGGGCGAGTACGACCGGTACATCCTGCCCGCCACTGTGCATCGCGGACCGCAACTCTCACCGCAACGCCGGGTGGTCACCATCCGTGACGCTGCGCATTTCGCGCATCAGGAGAATCCGGACGCGGTCACCGCCGAGATCGTGAAACTGCTCGCCGGAACGGACCGGCGAAGACCGGGCCGCTACGCCTGA
- a CDS encoding MarP family serine protease, whose translation MSSSAWLDIAVVILALLAASSGWRQGAVASALAFLGVVLGAVAGILIAPHILLHIEEGRSRVLAGVLLIVLLVIVGEVAGMVLGRAARSGMTHPFARGADSAVGAVLQTGAVLVTAWLLALPLATSSQPAIASAINSSRVLADVNRVAPDWLRQLPNEFSKLLNTSGLPDVIGPFGRAPIAAVEPPDPSVLASPVAGSLQQSVLRIRGVAPSCQRALEGSGFVVAPERVMTNAHVVAGTTSVTVDSAAGPLDASVVEFDPSMDIAVLAVPGLVAPVIPRAPEPAESGESAIVLGYPGGGRYTASAARVRETLDLTGPTIYRDGTVEREVYTVRGSVRAGNSGGPLVDTEGNVLGVVFGAAVTDDDTGYVLTLDEVRERIDSAPSAGSPVDTGPCVLS comes from the coding sequence GTGAGCTCCTCTGCGTGGCTCGATATAGCGGTTGTCATATTGGCGCTCCTGGCCGCCTCCTCGGGGTGGCGGCAGGGCGCGGTGGCGTCCGCGTTGGCTTTTCTCGGGGTGGTTCTCGGCGCGGTCGCCGGCATCCTGATCGCCCCGCACATCCTTCTGCACATCGAGGAGGGCCGCAGCCGGGTACTGGCCGGTGTGCTGCTCATCGTGCTGCTGGTGATCGTCGGCGAGGTCGCCGGGATGGTGCTGGGACGGGCCGCGCGCAGTGGGATGACCCATCCGTTCGCCCGCGGGGCCGACAGCGCCGTCGGAGCGGTACTACAGACCGGCGCCGTACTGGTCACGGCCTGGCTGCTGGCGCTTCCGCTGGCGACCTCGTCGCAGCCCGCCATCGCGTCGGCGATCAACAGTTCCCGGGTACTCGCCGATGTGAATCGGGTCGCACCGGACTGGTTGCGCCAGTTGCCCAACGAGTTCTCCAAACTGCTCAACACTTCGGGGCTGCCCGATGTCATCGGTCCGTTCGGGCGCGCACCCATCGCCGCGGTGGAACCCCCGGACCCCAGTGTGCTGGCCAGTCCGGTGGCGGGTTCCCTGCAGCAGAGTGTGCTGCGTATCCGCGGCGTCGCGCCGAGTTGCCAACGGGCACTGGAAGGGTCCGGGTTCGTGGTGGCACCGGAACGGGTGATGACCAATGCGCACGTCGTGGCCGGTACCACCAGCGTGACAGTGGATTCCGCCGCCGGACCGTTGGACGCGTCGGTGGTCGAATTCGATCCGTCCATGGATATCGCGGTGCTGGCGGTGCCCGGGCTGGTCGCGCCGGTCATCCCGCGGGCACCGGAACCGGCCGAATCGGGAGAGAGCGCGATCGTTCTCGGATACCCGGGCGGCGGCCGGTACACGGCGAGCGCGGCCCGGGTGCGCGAGACACTGGACCTCACCGGCCCGACGATCTACCGGGACGGCACCGTCGAACGCGAGGTCTACACCGTGCGCGGTTCGGTGCGGGCCGGTAATTCCGGTGGGCCCCTGGTCGATACCGAGGGCAATGTGCTCGGGGTGGTGTTCGGTGCTGCCGTCACCGACGACGACACCGGCTATGTGCTCACCCTCGACGAGGTCCGGGAACGTATCGACAGTGCACCGTCGGCCGGTTCGCCGGTGGATACCGGTCCGTGCGTGTTGAGCTGA